A region of the Paraburkholderia flava genome:
CCCGGGTAACGCAGCGGCGACTGGGCCAGCTCGCTTGCGGGTTTTAACGTCGGTGTGGATCCGTTTGCCGAAGTCATAAACGATCTCCTTCTGGGTGGACTGGAATGGGGCCGCTCGCGCTGCGTCGCTGCATAGCGATAAGCGTCGTCCCTACTGGCACGACGAACGGCACAGTCGGAAATCGACAACGGCGCCATCGTCGATCGAAGATTTTTTCGTCTGTTTCCGGAATTCAGAGTAGTCCAGATGGAGAGGCTATTCGCTAAAACGTGGGCGCCGCGATCAAATGGCGATGCATCCACGCTTCGAGATCGCTGACCGGGATGCCGTGCCGCACGTTGAACGTGTCCGCCTTGTCCCACGCGACACCGCTTCCCGCCGCGAACACCGCACGGTACTTGCGCATCGTGTTGCCCGGTTCATCGGCGAGCGTTTGGAGAAGATGCCGCACGCTCCATGCTTCGCGACGCACGGTCAGGCCGAGCAACGCGTCGATGGTATCGGCGAGCTGCCGGTACGTCACCGTATCGCCTGCGACTTGCACGATCTGGTTCGCGATGCGCGGCTCGGCGAACAGGATCTCGGCCGTGAGTACGCCGATGTCTTCGGCGGTCGTCACGGTCACCGCGTTGTCCCAGCTGCCGAGCGCGTGCACGATGCCGGCGTCGAGGTCGACGACGCCGAACGACGGCTCGAACAGGAAGCTCGTGAACATGCCCGTCGACACGATGATCCATTCGGTGTCGTGCTGCGCGCGCAGCATGTCGCGCACGTCGAGTTGTTCGTCGAACAGATCCTGTGCGCTGCCTCTGCCGATCACGTCGTAGTCGACGCCGAATTGCCATGGGAGGTAGCGCTTGATGCCCGCGTCGAGTGCCGCGCGGGCGAGCTTGCGCTGGATGCCGGGACCGCCGACGAAACCGGTGCACGACACGACGTTGTCGAATGGCGCAAACGTCGCGGCGAGGGCTTCGGTCGACTGCGCCGACAGATCGCCTGCGAGTATCCGGATACCGAGCGCGCGCAGTTCGGCGATGTCGCGTTGCCGCGCGGGATCGGTGGAGTCGATTGTCGATTGACGCAGCAGGACCGTGACGGACACGCCGGCTGTCGCGCGTCGCGCGAGCGCACGCAGCATGGCCATGCCGAGTTCGCCGGCGCCGAGAACGAGAATGGAATGAGGGTGCGACATGGGGATGACCTCGTGGAATGGGAAGACGGTTCGAGCGAAGTGTAGGGGCGGTCAGCCACGTCATTGTTCGCCGTGCCGGAATTGATAAAACGTGTCGCCAACGCTGAAGAACCGTCTTTCCTGCGACGGTAAGATGCGTTTTCTTTAGATGGCCGAACCGGGGACGTGCGCTCATGGACAAACTTCACGCGATGACCACCTTCGTACGCGTCGTCGAAGCGCAGAGCTTCAGCAAGGCGGCGCAGACGCTGTCGATGCCGCGTTCGTCGGTCACGACGACGGTCAAGAATCTCGAGCA
Encoded here:
- a CDS encoding aromatic alcohol reductase; amino-acid sequence: MSHPHSILVLGAGELGMAMLRALARRATAGVSVTVLLRQSTIDSTDPARQRDIAELRALGIRILAGDLSAQSTEALAATFAPFDNVVSCTGFVGGPGIQRKLARAALDAGIKRYLPWQFGVDYDVIGRGSAQDLFDEQLDVRDMLRAQHDTEWIIVSTGMFTSFLFEPSFGVVDLDAGIVHALGSWDNAVTVTTAEDIGVLTAEILFAEPRIANQIVQVAGDTVTYRQLADTIDALLGLTVRREAWSVRHLLQTLADEPGNTMRKYRAVFAAGSGVAWDKADTFNVRHGIPVSDLEAWMHRHLIAAPTF